GTTTTTACCAATATAATGGTTGGTTTCTTCTTTCAACTGATTTCTTAAATCATAGGTATAAGTTATCTTCAACACACCATTTTCTGAAACTGTTAAAATATTCCCTGCAACATCATAGGTGTAACTTAAAGTCGAAGCACCATTTGTCACGCTTTTCACTTTACTTGTCGTTAATCCGGCTCCGTCGCTTTCCTTCATCTGATATGTTGTCACAAAAGGTGTTGCTGTTTTTAATGTCCTTTTTAACCCTCGTGCAAGATCATCGTATGAGTAACTTACTTTGCTAATATCATTTACTTTGATTTCAGAGATAAGGTCTGGCAGCTGCTTTAATTCCGGATTGCCAAAGACATACTGAGTCTTAAATACTCTATCATCGACTTTATTTACCAGATAATTCACACGATTGTATTTATCATAAGACAATGCCAAACGTTGATTTTTAATGGTTGGACCCGAACGTTTTATCTCAATTAGACGTCCTGTTATATCGTATTCATATTCGTATAAACGACCTGTATTTCCATCTTCATCTTTAACAAGGTTCCCCATAGAATCATAGAAAGCGTTAAAGATGCAGCGACCCGGAGTATTACTCTGCCAAATAACACGTTGATACTTATCTGTAAAATTCAAGACATCTTGAAAGTTAGCATAGTAGGTCCTTGACAGATTTCCAACACCTTTTTCATAAGCATTAACAAGATACATCTGTCCGCCAAGATTGACTTTTGTCATATTCCCTAGTCCGTCATACTCAAACGTATAATCAAAGCCGTTATGTGTAATTTTTGTCAACGTATCTTTATCGTAAGCAAATTGGACTTCATCAAACGTTTTTTCGTCAATTTTTGTGCGTACTCTTTCTAAATTCTGACTCTCCGTATTATAGAAACGTTCAGTTAATTTTCCTCCTGTCTCTGCGACAGAGGTAAAATACTGATTCTTTGCATCGTAATTGTAAGTAACGGTGTTTCCATTAGGATCAGTCATCGTTTTTACCTGACTTTGATCATCGGTATATGTCACTTTAGAACGAACTACATCTGAAATTTCTTCCATTAAAAACTGTTGGGTTTCTGCACCTTGATCATTAAATACATCCAAATTCGTACCAATAGCATACGAACCACCTGCTACACCGAGCGTATTTAATCCACCATTATCAGCTTTCATATTCACACGATAGGTTCCATTACTATTTAGTGTGAATTTAAATTTTTTGCGATCATCATTTGTTTTGTCAGCCAAGGACATCTTATTGTCTGCCCCAATTTGAAGAACTTTACTTTCAATATGCAGTGGATGGATATAGAAATATCCAGCTTCATTCGGTACAGCCTCCAAACGGAATCGCTGATTGTCACCGCCATTTAAATGGCTCTGGACCACCAAGGTGCCATTATCTGTTCCAATATTATTTACATCCCAATACTGTCCGTCATGGCGTATTCTAATAAAATAACTTTTATTCACAGTAGGCGCATCTGATAGCGGTAAATCCAAATCTGCCGGTTCAAAATACCAACTCTGGTCAGGATGCTCATCCACGATACCTCGAATGTCAATATTTGTACCGGATTCCATATGCCCACCCTGATTAGTTAAAACACGTTTATCGTTCGTACATTTTGCTGCAATTTGATAGCTACCATCTGAAACAACTTTTAGTTTAAATCGCTGTGCATTTGAATTATTCCGATCATAGATTGCCGCATTGGCTCCATCTGCATCCTGGGCATTGGTGATATCCAAAACTCGGGTACTGCTGCACAATGGCTGAAGCATAATGTATCCTTCTTTGCCATCGATAACTTTCCATTTCTGGCTTACAGAGCCATTATAAGTATACTGCCATACGTTGGTATTATTCGTATCTGTGCCTCCACTCACATCCAAATATTTTCCAGATGTTTTCTGACGGATAAAATATACTCTTCCCGGGACAACCGAGCCTGAATTCCGTGTATGTTCCATTTTTGATTCAATCGGGTTACCTACCGCATCATGTTTGAAACGAGTGACAACGCCTTGGGCATTTCGAGCTAATTTTAAATTGTTTTTACTGTCATTCGCATATTCGAAAGCAGAACCATCTGGATTCACCATCCGTGTAATATTTGCATTGCCGTCATACGTAAAATGCGATGCCTTCGATGCGTTTTTAGATGATACCAATTCACCATTCGAATCATATACATAACTTTGACCATTATCTTTAATTAATTGGACACTGTCAAAGAATGCATAGTTATTGGTATCCGCAAAGAAAATATAGATATGAATCGCTGTGTATTTTCTTGTACTTCCAGGTATCCCGTCATCAGTAGAAACGACACCTCCAACATACTGCCATTCTGTAGAATATGGTGTAAAATCAAAATTAGTCCATTTAGGATCTCCTGATTCATAAAGTACAGCTGCTGAAATTCGGAACTCTTTTCCAGGGATTGGATTAGCACTCACGCGACAGCTTAAGTGAAAAACATCTCCTTGCTCACCGGACACATTAATGGCTTGGGAGAATGATTTTCTTCTTCCAAACTCACCGCCAATTCTTAGACAATATGCACCATCTTTATTTGAAGGGTTTGACGTATCTGGGTTGTTTGAGTACTTGATTCTTCCGTCTTTATCTGATGTTTCTCCTCCACCCCAATATTTAGGTGACATATCAGAATCGCCGGCAAGTTCAAAGCTCGGATTGTTAATTAAATTAAGTTTGTTCGCAATTCGAACACCTTTATCGATCTGGAATCCGTCAAACCAAGCGGTCCCAGTCGCATTGTTAACGCCGCCCATAATTTTGAATTTAGTTCCCGTTGTAGTATCTGCGACAAAATCTGTCTGAATACGCACCCATCCATCATTAATATTTGAGTCGGTCGTACCGACCACTGGTTTAGAAGTTTTTATGATTTTATTTGTACCATCATCATTAATTTTTACCACCATTAAAACTGCTCCAGCATTCGAACCACTACCTTCAATAATATTTTGTGTTTTTACATAAGCAGATAGCGTAAAGGATACATACTTCGATAAAATATCGACATCCTGTGCTGCTCCAGCCATTGAATTTGCCGTGGACTTTGTTACTTTGATGGAACGCTTATCCATAAATCCACAATCACTTACTCGATCAACACCATAGCTTAGTCCACTCACTAAAGCATAGAAATGCCAGGAGTCTGAAACATTTTCAAAGCATGGATTCTGAATGAGATTATGGGCTGTTGCCTGTGTTTTACCACTCGTATTTAATTTGTTATTATTCATATTTGAAGAATAGTAAGCATAAGCCGCCGCATTCCCGTCATCATCGATAACATTTAACGGTCTCCCAAGATTATCAAACTGATAGGTTGTGTAAAGGTTGTCCGCTTTCGTATCAAGTTTGCCGTCCTTACCACAACTTTCAAAGGTTGTTCGATTCCCATTTTTGTATGTAATGGCAATAGATTGTCCAGTTTCACTTCCATTAAATTCAGCTACTTTAGACACTCGCGGGACCTGCATATCACTTGAATAGCTGTATTCAATTGAATAGCCAGACGGCGCTGTCACTTTCTTTAGTTTATGTCCTTCGTAGGTAAACTGTGTAAAAGTCCCATCTGGATATGTAATTTTGACGAGATTACCACTGCCATCGTAAGCATAACTGGTGTTTCGTCCAAAAACATCAACAATTGCTTCCAATCGACTCATATCCGCATTGTAACGAAACTCGATAACTTTATCAGCCCCATCATGGACATTGCCAAGGAAATTCCCAGCACTGTTCGGTCCATAATTATAAGCAATTGTGTTACCATTTGGATCAATAACACGCCTTAAGTATCCCCAAACGTCAAATTTCATAATCGTCTTGTCTTTACAAGTTAACTGATGTTTGAGTTCTCCTTCGTCGATGGATTTATACTCGAGGGACATACCATCTTCGTCTTTATTTTCTTTTGTAATATAGTGTTTTGTTCCATCTTCGTCGGTATAAACATATGGACTGTCTGTAATCCCTGTACTGTCGATACGCTGCATTCCATTAATACGCCATCCATAGCCGAACCTTGATGCATTATTCGATTCTGAGAGGTTGTAGAAATGTTTGATCATTACCGGGGCACGACCTCCTGAAGTCTGTGCATCTAAATGTTCATATACTAAATTTCCATTAAAATCATTAACATGTCCTTTGCCGGCACGTCCAAGTTCCTGTTCGTGGTAGCTCCAGTAATTTTCTAATCCTGTCGCATTTTTATAGACAAAGAACCCAGTTGGATACTGTTCCACACCGCCAGGCATTCCTGCAACCCCAAAGTCAAAATTGCTGGTAAAGAACCTTGCCACAGCATCTCTACTTAAATCTTCATATCCACGAAGCATAATGCCGTTATTAATGCCGGTATCATACCACTTTCTTACCAAACGCGTTATATTAAAGTCTTTTGGTGTATAAGTTGTTGTATTACCAACAGTTACTGTGCTAACGTCCTGAAAATCTAAAGTGACATAGTCAGTCCCTGGCATGGTGTTCCAGGTTGTATCCGGCGACCATGCTCCTGTGGGTTCATAGGCAACAATCTTGAAAGATTGTTCTCCAATGGCTGAAAATTCATACTGCCATACCCTTAAAACAGCATTATAAATAATATCACCTGGATCTAACTTGGGTAACTGTTTGAACTTAATCAATGCGCGACAGGTTCCTTCTGCATAATTTCTGCCTACATTGAAAGAACCATAAGCTGATAATTGTCCAGAGTTAGGGAGTTTTGTACAAACAAAGGTATCGTCAATGTCATTTTGAGTTTTCTGGGTCTCAGTTACTGGATCAATGATGACTGGATAAACGCGTTCATCGGACAGTAGCCAGCTTTCATTTGGAATAATCGTTAAAACACTTGAATTATCACTAACTGTTGCCAATTGGTAAGACACATCCGTTGAAATCCGACCTTTTCCATCAATCATAAACGGTAAGGGATATGTAAAAACAACTTTTTTCTCAGGTCCACGTTCGATAAAATCGATTGTTCCATTTTCGCATTTTAACGCACTCAGTCCGTTATGTTTGATTTGAAAGCACAATACTGTGTCAGAAGCTGCTTTTTCTTTGATAATAATATTTTCTTTTATCTTATCGCCCTGTAAGACATACTGAATATCAACGTTTGGCCATACATTTGGGTAATATCCTTTGCTGATCGCCTTACGAATTGTCGTTTTTTCATTGTTGTATTCAGCAATATCTTTTTGCGTGTCCAGTGCCTTGGAAACAAGCGCTTTACGGGCAGTTTTAACACTGACAGGATTGTGTTGAATAACGAATGAAACAGACTCTTCATCTGAAGCCATTCTTGTTTTTGCTGACCTTTCGGCGGCCTCTTTAATGCCCCAGGACAAAACGAAATCATCCTTTTCAATTTGAACCATTTTATTTTTTTTCGCTTTTTTAGCGAATTTCACATGAACATTAGATTCTGTGTTTACATATACTTCTCCTAAATTTTCTGAAACATCTGATATTAAGGTATTGTCGAATTCTTTCCAAACTCCATTTTTTTCAAAATGTACAGGATCTTTGTAAACAGTCGCGATCATGCTGCCATCTTTTCTGCGAAAGCTTTTGCAATGAGCATTTCGTTTTTCTAGAATTTCACCTGTAATCGGTATTTCAACTTCCGGATTATACGCCGGTATTTCGTATTCTTTATTCAAAGGTCTATTCTGTTTTGATAAATCCTCTGAACTAAAAGGGATTAATCTTTCATTTAATTTTTTCATTGTATATTTTCCTTCTTTCTTATGAATTTAACTAGCAATGTGCACTTGCCAGTTAAAGAAGGACCGGTCCTCTGCTTTAGTTTTTAGCCTTATGCAGCGTCGGGCACTTTTTTGTAATTCTATTTTAGCCGAGTTTTTCTTCTTTGTCTGTGTGTAGTTTGTGTGTTGTTAATCATTCCATTGAAAATGCACAAAACTTTTGTCATAATAACGGATGGTTTTTAGTCCATACCTTTCTCCAGCGTCTGCCACCTCATCGACCGTGTAGCCATTGGCGGCATAGACGGCAATATCCGCCGCCCGCCCCAATTTATGGTATGAATCCGGGACACCACCTACTTCTTCATTAAGGATGTCACACCTTACGCCAGAAGTAACAACCAGAGGAATCCCTAGTTCTTTCCGAACGCACTCCAGCTTTTCAATAAGTGTCCGGTTCATCGGAACCGGAAAGCCGTCGCAATACTTGCCGCCACATTCACAGATAAATTCCTGCATATTGAAATGCTCAGTTACCTGTTCATTCGGATCAAAAGCCGGCGCCGGATCGGCTGTAGCATAGCCAAATAAGGCCGCTTCGGTGTTATAGCCTACGATGCCGTCAGCAACGAGTCCAAAATCGACCTGCAACGCCTTAACGGCTGCATCGGTCAAAGGACCTGGAAGACCATCCACCGGGCAGCCATATCCTTTTGCATTGAGTTGTGCCTGAATACCGCGCACCTGTTCAGAGAGATGCTCTGTGGTCACTGGACCCGCAATACCATCAGCTTCGATACCATACCCTTCTTGCGCACGTCGGACAGCCGCTTGGGTTTCTGGCCCATCCTGTCCATCAACAGTACCAGGCGCATAATTACAAAGTTTTAAAGCTTCTTGTACTTGTGTTAAAACCATTTCCATTATTTTTCACCTCCTTTCCCCTCTTTTTTCTTTTTTAGTACTTGTTCTGAGTCACCTATTTTAGGCGTAGTTGGATCGACAATGATTCCCATGGTGACAGCACAGATAACAGCTGCATTCAAAATTTTTTCAATTAATGGGACATTGAAGTCTACAGCAATAAATCCCTGAATATACTGCAAAACCAGCACTATCAAACCAATACAGGCGATCCAGAAAGCTTTGTTCCGTAATCGAATTTTAAAATTCACTTTTGAGACCACCTTCTTTCTTTATCGAATGCTTAATTTCAACCGCGATCTGTTCAGCTCTTTTCGATAAACTTATTATAGCAGCATTCTCATTAAAACGCTGTGCTTAGTTTGTGCTTTATTTTCTTTAAAATTAAAAAGAGCCAATTGGCTCTTTGGGGAAAGTGGGAGGATTGAATTATTTAGTTGATTGCTTCATCGTTTGATTGGCCTTTGCCGCGATGTGACGGATATACCCATAATCATATTCTAGTTCTTCAGCGATCTGCATCAAAGTTTTTCCAGTATAACGCTGCATATAAAAAACCTTTTTCTGAATGTTTTTTAATTTTGGAATAGCTTCCAAAATCACATGTAAGCTTTTATCGAGAAGCCGTTCCTGACGTAGTAGCTCTTCCAGTTCCTGATCAATCCCTCTTAAGCGACATAAAACAGAACGTTTTTTCCCTACCTCTGTATATGGTGTTTTTTCAGATAACTGCGTTAATTGTTCTTTAAGTCGTTCTAAACGTTTAATTTCTTCACGGATAATTGTCAATTCAGCATTTAGGCTAATTACATTATCATCTTTTTCCAATGCTTTCATATCCTCTCACCTTTCGAATAAACGTTCTTTTGTATTAAAACGTACGTTCTTTTCACGAAACAATCATACGCCTTTCGAAAGTGAAAGTCAATGGAATCTTTAGTATTGACAAATATTTACCCTAATTTAGATACTTTATTTTTAACTTTAAAATATATATTCTTATAAATTGTATGTTAAAGAATTTGATCTTTGCTTAAAGGATGTAATTAGAATTGACATTCGAATTAAACGAAAGTGCCAAAATAAAAATATTAGAAATTTTAAACTAGCACAGCCCGTACGATGAAACTGCATTTATTGCTACATATAAAATAGAGTTCAACAGATGCAGAACTATATGGCGGTACATATTTACCCGTTTGACAATGTTAGTATTCATGCATGTTTATTATTCAACACGCATTATCTCTTTACCAAAGCGTACTGAAGAACTTTTAATGGCTCATAAAGAAAGGCAAAAAATACAGCTTGCTAAATATAACATAACACAAGATAATGATACCCTCGTTTTTTGTACGGGTATCGGAACTCATCTTGAGCGGCAAAATGTTCTCAAAGAAGTCAAAGCTGTCTATAAAGAATGCGGCATCTTGAACGTCGACGGAAAAGTGGATAAGACCTTTCATGACTTAAGGCATACTTACGCGACGCGCCTGTTTGAACTGGGCGAACCTGCAAAGGTCGTTCAAGAGTTGTTAGGGCATTCTGATGTTTCCACAACGCTTAACATTTATACCCATGTTCTTGAGCGACAGAAAAAAAGAACGGCCTCAAAAATTGATCTCTTTTATGAAACAGACCTTTGAGCCAGATTTCTAACTGGTGTACAACTGGTGTACGCCGTCATTTTAGAAAAAAATAAAAGCCCTCAAAAGGGCTAAAACACTAACAAAATGGTCGGAGTGAGAGGATTTGAACCTCCGGCCTCATGGTCCCGAACCATGCGCTCTACCAAACTGAGCCACACCCCGATATTTTTATATTTTTGATTTGCAAACCAACAACAGTTATTGTAATATAGTCATAGATATTTTGCAAGCATATTTTTTAAAAATTTTAAAAAATTTAGGAGAAAAGCATGAAAATAATTGAAGCGGGCGTATCTGCCCCGGAAGGTTTAGCAGATATCACGGAACAGGTGCGGGAATACATCCGTGAGGTGCGTCTGAAAGACGGGTTTGTCCACATCCAGATTCCCGAACGCACCTGCGCGGTGACCATTACCATCAATGATGACTTCAATATTGACAAGGATTTTCTGAATAAAATCAACCGGTTCCTGCCCAAGTATAACGGCATGCAGTTTACAGGCTGGACCACCTCCAATGTCAAGGCCTCCCTTGTGGGGATGTCGGAGCAGGTGATGGTGGAAAGCGGCGAGCTGATCCTGGGCCTGCACCAGAGCATCTATATGGTTGAGTTCAACGGCCCCTCCACAGACCGTCGGATTTATCTCTCCCACATGGGCACCACACTGGCCGAGGGCGAAGAACCCAGACTCCCGCAGGTGCTGGAGGACCTATACGCTGCCGACCTGGCAAAGGAACAGGCCGAAAAAGAGGAACAGGACCGGATCATCGCGGAGATGCGGGCAGAGTATGCCGAGCGTATCCGCAAGCAAAAAGAGGAAGAAGCTGCCAGAGCCGCAGCAGAAAGTGAGCAGGAGGATGGCGAATAATAAAAATAATCCCACGAAAAAAACAAAGCAGAAGCAGACGAAGCAGAGCCACCAGAGCAACATTAAAAACAGCTACCGGATCGGCGCCCTGATCCTGGTGATCATCATCATTGTCAGTCTGCTGACCATGTACAGCTTTTAAGGAGCCTGTTATATAAGGATGAATATTAAAATCATTACAGTGGGCAAAATCAAGGAGAAATACCTGAGGATGGCCATTGATGAGTACAGCAAGCGGCTGGGAGCCTACTGCAGGCTGTCCATCATCGAGGTAAAGGACGAAAAAATTGAAGAGCGCTTCAGCGACGCCGAAAAGGCCAGGGCAGTGGCGCTGGAGGGCGAACGGATCGCCCGGCATCTAAAGGACAATGAAATCATCGCCGCGCTTAAGATCACCGGCAGGCAGCTGACCTCACCGGATTTCGCGAAAAAGATTGAGCATTACGGACTCCAGGGCAAGAGCAACCTGACCTTTATTATCGGCGGCTCCCTGGGACTGGCGCCGGAGATCGAGGCCCGCGCCCACTGGGATTTGTCCTTTTCAAAGATGACCTTCCCCCACCAGCTCTTCCGCGTCATGCTGCTGGAACAGGTTTACCGGGCGTTTAAGATTATAAAAAATGAAACCTATCATAAATGAAGCTGAATCCGATTTTTGAAAAAAATCGGCAGGGCAATGGAGCGTTAGCGGTTGCCCGATAACGAAGCGAACGCAGATGACGCGGAAATTATCCGATAAGGATGATAAGATTTCCGTGGAATCTGTGATCCTTAATGGAGACAATTCTCCATTGATTCAAGAAGGGAGTTAACCATGACCACCACTATGTTAGAACGAGGAAAAACAGCTAAAAAGGCGAGCATTCAGCTATCCGCCACAGATACACAGACGCGCAGCGCGGCCCTTACGGCCATTGCCGACGCGCTGGAAAAAAACCGCGCAGCACTGATCGCCGCCAACCAGAAAGATTACGAGCGCAGCGCATCCGAAAACCTGGCGGCGCCGCTGCTGGGCCGCCTGACATTTGACGACCATAAAATTGACGACGTGATCGACGGCATTCACAGCCTGACCCTGCTTGAAGACCCGCTGGGCGCTACCCGCATGGCTACCGAGCTGGACACCGGCCTGGAGCTCTACAAGATAACCTGCCCCATCGGTGTTGTTGGCATCATCTTTGAATCCCGTCCCGACGCTTTTGTCCAGATCTCCACCCTGTGCCTGAAAAGCGGTAACGCGGTGCTCTTAAAAGGCGGACGTGAAGCGCTGGAGACGAACCGCCTGCTGTGCAAGGTCATTTCGGAAGCCTCTGCCTCTGTGGGCATTCCGGACGGCTGGATTCAGAATCTTGAAAGCCGAGAGGACGTCAATGCCATGCTGGCCCTGGACGATTATATTGACCTTATTATTCCACGCGGCTCCAACAGCTTTGTGAAATACATCATGGATCACTCCAATATTCCAGTCATGGGCCACTCCGACGGGATCTGCCACGCCTATGTAGACGCCTCCGCCGATTCAGGCAAGGCTGTGAACATCGCGGTGGACGCCAAAACCCAGTACGTTTCGGCCTGCAACACCATCGAAACCCTGCTGGTGCACAAGGACATCGCCAGCGACTTTTTACCCAAACTGAAGGCCGGAATGGACCAGAAGCAAGTTCATCTGAAGGGCGATGACCGGGTGCGCGCCGTGATCGACGTCGAGGCTGCCACCGAGGACGACTGGTCCACCGAATACCTGGACTATATCCTTTCCATTAAGGTTGTCGACAGCCTGGAGGAAGCCATTGACCATATCAACACCTACGGCTCCGGCCACACCGATGTCATCGTAACTGAGGATGAGGCCCACGCGAAGAAATTCACGACCCTGGTCGATTCCGCAGGCGTCTACGTAAACTGCTCCAGCCGCTTTGCCGACGGTTTCCGCTACGGCTTCGGTGCTGAGGTGGGAATCAGCACCTCCAAGCTGCACGCCAGAGGCCCAGTGGGCTTAGACGGCCTGCTGAGCTATAAATACAAGCTCATCGGACACGGTGATATTGTAGGTGATTTCTCGGACGGAAAACGCAGCTTTACCCACAAGTCCCTGAACCAGGACTGTCCTCTGTAAATATAAAAAATTATAATTCTATTTTAAGAATCATTTAATATAATAACAGTAAGCAGAAAGGTTACACATGCAAAAGACATTTAAGGCCATCATTTTTGACTTCAACGGCACATTGTTTTTCGACTCGGACAAGCACGACGCGGCTTTTGACCGTTTTACGCTGGAGCAGTGCGGGCGGCACATTACGCCTGAGGAAATGCACGGCTTTTACGGTCAGACCAACGCCACCATCATTCCGGCCATTTTAAAGGACCGGGAGCTGACAGCAGAGGAGATCACCGCCTTTGGTGATTATAAAGAAGCGCTTTACCGGGAGCTTTGCCTGGAGGATACTGAAAACCTCCATCTGGTAAGCGGCGCCCCGGAGCTTCTTGACTGGATCTGCGCCTCGCAGATCCCTCACACCATTGCCAGCAGCTCAGAGCTTGCCAACATGGCGTTCTTTTTTAAGACCTTTGCCCTTGGCAGATGGTTCGATTTTGACGCCACCGTTTTTGATAACCACACTTTTCCGGGAAAGCCCTCCCCGGATATTTACCGTCTGGCGGCTGAAAAGCTCGGTGTCTGTCCTGAGGCGTGCATTGTGGTGGAAGACGGCCTTTCCGGTATCCAGTCTGCCCATGCGGCCGGTATCGGCCATATCATTGCCATCGCGGCGCCGGAGCGTCATGATTATTTCATGCAGGTACCTGGCGTGAACGCGGTGATTTCAAATTATCATGAGTTTGACCGTTCGCTATTAGAGCGGCCAGTGAAGGAGTAATAAATGCTAGAATTAAAAAATATCTGCTTTGAAGTGGAGGATGAAAAAAAGGGCATCCTCAAGGATGTCAGTCTCAAGATTGACTCTGGTAAATTCGTTGTCATTACCGGCCCCAACGGCGGGGGAAAATCCACCCTTGCCCGGATTATCTCCGGTATTCTCACCCCGACGGCGGGACAGATCCTGTTCGACGGCCAGGACATTACAGACCTTGACATCACTGAACGCGCCAAGCTGGGCATCAGCTTTGCTTTCCAGCAGCCTGTCCGCTTCAAGGGAATTACCGTCCATGATCTTATCTCGCTGGCTGCCGGCTCGCCGCTTAACCAGGTGGAAGCCTGCCAGTATTTATCCGAAGTCGGCCTCTGTGCCAGAGACTA
The DNA window shown above is from Eubacterium limosum and carries:
- a CDS encoding RICIN domain-containing protein; translation: MKKLNERLIPFSSEDLSKQNRPLNKEYEIPAYNPEVEIPITGEILEKRNAHCKSFRRKDGSMIATVYKDPVHFEKNGVWKEFDNTLISDVSENLGEVYVNTESNVHVKFAKKAKKNKMVQIEKDDFVLSWGIKEAAERSAKTRMASDEESVSFVIQHNPVSVKTARKALVSKALDTQKDIAEYNNEKTTIRKAISKGYYPNVWPNVDIQYVLQGDKIKENIIIKEKAASDTVLCFQIKHNGLSALKCENGTIDFIERGPEKKVVFTYPLPFMIDGKGRISTDVSYQLATVSDNSSVLTIIPNESWLLSDERVYPVIIDPVTETQKTQNDIDDTFVCTKLPNSGQLSAYGSFNVGRNYAEGTCRALIKFKQLPKLDPGDIIYNAVLRVWQYEFSAIGEQSFKIVAYEPTGAWSPDTTWNTMPGTDYVTLDFQDVSTVTVGNTTTYTPKDFNITRLVRKWYDTGINNGIMLRGYEDLSRDAVARFFTSNFDFGVAGMPGGVEQYPTGFFVYKNATGLENYWSYHEQELGRAGKGHVNDFNGNLVYEHLDAQTSGGRAPVMIKHFYNLSESNNASRFGYGWRINGMQRIDSTGITDSPYVYTDEDGTKHYITKENKDEDGMSLEYKSIDEGELKHQLTCKDKTIMKFDVWGYLRRVIDPNGNTIAYNYGPNSAGNFLGNVHDGADKVIEFRYNADMSRLEAIVDVFGRNTSYAYDGSGNLVKITYPDGTFTQFTYEGHKLKKVTAPSGYSIEYSYSSDMQVPRVSKVAEFNGSETGQSIAITYKNGNRTTFESCGKDGKLDTKADNLYTTYQFDNLGRPLNVIDDDGNAAAYAYYSSNMNNNKLNTSGKTQATAHNLIQNPCFENVSDSWHFYALVSGLSYGVDRVSDCGFMDKRSIKVTKSTANSMAGAAQDVDILSKYVSFTLSAYVKTQNIIEGSGSNAGAVLMVVKINDDGTNKIIKTSKPVVGTTDSNINDGWVRIQTDFVADTTTGTKFKIMGGVNNATGTAWFDGFQIDKGVRIANKLNLINNPSFELAGDSDMSPKYWGGGETSDKDGRIKYSNNPDTSNPSNKDGAYCLRIGGEFGRRKSFSQAINVSGEQGDVFHLSCRVSANPIPGKEFRISAAVLYESGDPKWTNFDFTPYSTEWQYVGGVVSTDDGIPGSTRKYTAIHIYIFFADTNNYAFFDSVQLIKDNGQSYVYDSNGELVSSKNASKASHFTYDGNANITRMVNPDGSAFEYANDSKNNLKLARNAQGVVTRFKHDAVGNPIESKMEHTRNSGSVVPGRVYFIRQKTSGKYLDVSGGTDTNNTNVWQYTYNGSVSQKWKVIDGKEGYIMLQPLCSSTRVLDITNAQDADGANAAIYDRNNSNAQRFKLKVVSDGSYQIAAKCTNDKRVLTNQGGHMESGTNIDIRGIVDEHPDQSWYFEPADLDLPLSDAPTVNKSYFIRIRHDGQYWDVNNIGTDNGTLVVQSHLNGGDNQRFRLEAVPNEAGYFYIHPLHIESKVLQIGADNKMSLADKTNDDRKKFKFTLNSNGTYRVNMKADNGGLNTLGVAGGSYAIGTNLDVFNDQGAETQQFLMEEISDVVRSKVTYTDDQSQVKTMTDPNGNTVTYNYDAKNQYFTSVAETGGKLTERFYNTESQNLERVRTKIDEKTFDEVQFAYDKDTLTKITHNGFDYTFEYDGLGNMTKVNLGGQMYLVNAYEKGVGNLSRTYYANFQDVLNFTDKYQRVIWQSNTPGRCIFNAFYDSMGNLVKDEDGNTGRLYEYEYDITGRLIEIKRSGPTIKNQRLALSYDKYNRVNYLVNKVDDRVFKTQYVFGNPELKQLPDLISEIKVNDISKVSYSYDDLARGLKRTLKTATPFVTTYQMKESDGAGLTTSKVKSVTNGASTLSYTYDVAGNILTVSENGVLKITYTYDLRNQLKEETNHYIGKNISYQYDVGGNLLKKTSSPLSDPTASTFINYEYDTVWKDKLVKYNGQAITYDANGNPLTYYNGMTLHWDKGRELGSVTIGGKTTSYQYMTDGSRIEKSTDGVTTHFYLNGQNIVTQMTDSGDRLDFYYDETSRLFGFNYNNSDYYYVRNVQNDIISIVDASGNIVVNYLYDSWGKLISMTGSLKDTIGVKNPFRYRGYYYDNETGFYYLQSRYYDPEVGRFINPDIIMGVNDRDPLAYNLFVYCGNNPVNREDPSGRWWKQFTNWVGEKVHQAQQWIGGIIQSVQNFFQPIRNPQPHYTGSSTGNYTRPDIGNDPLFMSTFVYSLDESWDVAKSIKNSSAPVIRNYSIASATKVGVYGAFFFGNDIYQNYETYGNTNNKTFNITVANAIDVGVLALGTLGTAFAASFGLPVVALGITAIGLGWALSLAGQGIEDMVMKD
- a CDS encoding peptidoglycan-binding protein, encoding MEMVLTQVQEALKLCNYAPGTVDGQDGPETQAAVRRAQEGYGIEADGIAGPVTTEHLSEQVRGIQAQLNAKGYGCPVDGLPGPLTDAAVKALQVDFGLVADGIVGYNTEAALFGYATADPAPAFDPNEQVTEHFNMQEFICECGGKYCDGFPVPMNRTLIEKLECVRKELGIPLVVTSGVRCDILNEEVGGVPDSYHKLGRAADIAVYAANGYTVDEVADAGERYGLKTIRYYDKSFVHFQWND
- a CDS encoding phage holin, whose protein sequence is MNFKIRLRNKAFWIACIGLIVLVLQYIQGFIAVDFNVPLIEKILNAAVICAVTMGIIVDPTTPKIGDSEQVLKKKKEGKGGEK
- a CDS encoding tyrosine-type recombinase/integrase, giving the protein MAHKERQKIQLAKYNITQDNDTLVFCTGIGTHLERQNVLKEVKAVYKECGILNVDGKVDKTFHDLRHTYATRLFELGEPAKVVQELLGHSDVSTTLNIYTHVLERQKKRTASKIDLFYETDL
- a CDS encoding secondary thiamine-phosphate synthase enzyme YjbQ, encoding MKIIEAGVSAPEGLADITEQVREYIREVRLKDGFVHIQIPERTCAVTITINDDFNIDKDFLNKINRFLPKYNGMQFTGWTTSNVKASLVGMSEQVMVESGELILGLHQSIYMVEFNGPSTDRRIYLSHMGTTLAEGEEPRLPQVLEDLYAADLAKEQAEKEEQDRIIAEMRAEYAERIRKQKEEEAARAAAESEQEDGE
- the rlmH gene encoding 23S rRNA (pseudouridine(1915)-N(3))-methyltransferase RlmH, with translation MNIKIITVGKIKEKYLRMAIDEYSKRLGAYCRLSIIEVKDEKIEERFSDAEKARAVALEGERIARHLKDNEIIAALKITGRQLTSPDFAKKIEHYGLQGKSNLTFIIGGSLGLAPEIEARAHWDLSFSKMTFPHQLFRVMLLEQVYRAFKIIKNETYHK